The genomic window ACCAGTTTGATAAGGTCGAGATGGTGCAGATCGTTGAGCCGGACAAGAGCTATGCGGCACTGGAAGACATGCGCGGCCACGCAGAGGCGCTGCTGCAGGCGTTGGATCTGCCGTACCGGGTAGTCACCCTGTGTACCGGTGATATGGGCTTTGGGGCTGCCAAGACTTATGACTTGGAAGTCTGGTTGCCTAGCCAGGAGACCTACCGGGAGATTTCGTCAATTTCCAATTGTGAAGACTTTCAGGCTCGGCGTATGCAGGCGCGTTTCCGCCATCCTGATGAGAAAAAGCCGCAACTGGTGCATACCCTGAACGGTTCTGGCCTGGCGGTGGGGCGTTGCCTGCTGGCGGTATTGGAAAATCACCAGCAGGCAGATGGTAGCGTGACGATCCCTGAGCCACTGCGGCCTTATATGGGCGGTAATGCCTCGGTCAATCTTTAAGTAGCCACTCCACGCTGACCTCGGCATCAATTCGGATGGTGCCGGGGCGGTATTCCGCCTGGGGCGCCTTGCTGCCAGCCGCATCGTTGAGCTCAGCGCTCACCGCCATCATGCGCGGCTGGTAATTGGGCGACTGGGTTTCCTGAATACGGTGTACCTTGCCCAGTTCTGCGTCCAGGGTGTTGGCCATCAGGTCAGCCTTGTGGCGGGCCTTTTCCAACGCCTTGACCAGCGCTTCGTCGGTCACGGCGTCTCTATCCTTAAGGTCAAATTCGACCCCATCCAGCTGATTGACGCCTGCACTGATCAGGGCATCCAGAATGGCGCTGACCTGTTCAATATCATCCAGCTGAACCTCGATAGGGCGCTCAAGCCGGGTGCGCTTGAGGGTTTCACCGTTGCCGTCTTCATTGCGGTTGTGGATCTGGCGCGGGTAGATGTTCAAGGAGCCAGCGGAAATGGCATCGCGCTCGATACCTTGTGATTCAAGCGTGGTGATCAGCTCGCTGGCGCGGGTTTCAAGCCTTGCTCTTGCTTCACTCAAGGCGGCATCTTCTTCCTCTGCCAGCCGCTCGATGGCGGGCGTTTCTTCCCATAGCCGTGCATTGAGGGTGGCCCTGTCGGGCACGACTTCGATATGCGCCTTGGCATCTACACTAAGCCGTGAGGTCTCGCTGGCCTGAGCAGCCGGGGCAAGTGCCATTGCCGTCATGCTGCCGGCCATGAGCCAGTAGGGGACACGTGGAAATGTTCTGGACAGTGTTCTGGAGAATGTTCTGGTGAGGGTTTTCATAAGAGCCTTCCTGACAGTATTTAACGATAGCGAAGGTGATTCGCTGAGTAGCTGTTGACCCTGACGGGTACCAAGTTCGCCTTTGAGACGATTAAAGAGCAAAAGTTCTTGCTACCAGCAAAGTTCCCTTTATTAGGGTTTTGCTCCATCCTAACGCGTCTGATGTTTGTGCAAAGTGTTTCAAGGCGTCATCATGCAGTATCCACCACCCTGCAAGGAGGCTTTGCGCGTCATATGCTTGACCCCGTTAACAAACCGCCACAAGACGACAGCTACAGCAGTATGCCGCTTAATGCCACGCTATCTCTGGCGGCGCTGGTGATTATTATTGGTGGCATGAAAGCGGGCTCCAGCTTGCTGGTGCCGCTGTTGCTGGCGTTTTTTATTGCGGTGGTGTGTACATCGCCGGTGCAGTGGCTTCACCGCTTGGGGTTGTCGATGCGTTTGGCGGTGTTGCTGACCTTGATGGTGCTGCTGGGGCTGGCATCGCTGCTGGGCTTGCTGGTGGTTAACAGTTTCAGCACCTTTGTCGATTCGCTGCCGGATATTGAGACGCGCCTTTATGCGGCCTATGAGAGTCTGCTGAATACCCTGTCTTCCATGGGGCTTGCGATTGACCCTGAACAACTGAATACCCTGTTTGATAATCAGAGCATCACGTCCTGGATGCCGGCGATTCTGGGTGAGATCGGCAATCTGTTCATGCAGAGCATAGTGGTGTCGCTACTGGTGGTGTTCATGTTGTTCGAAACGCTGCACTTTCGCGATAAGGTATCGTTGGCGCTGGAAAATCCGGCCCCTAGCCTGAAGCGGTTCTCTGAGTTCAGCCGTACGTTCAAGCGCTATCTGGCGGTTAAGACGATTATTAGTCTGGCCACGGCAGTGCTGGTGTGGATTTCCTGTCTGGTGGTGGGGGTTGAATTTCCGCTGTTGTGGGCGGTCTTGGCATTTGCGCTGAATTTTATACCCAATATTGGCTCGGCCATTGCGGCGGTGCCGCCGGTGTTGCTGTTGCTGGTTTCTCAGGATAGTGGTTTGTGGCAGGCGTTCTTGCTATCAATGTGCTATTTGGGTATTAACTTCGTGCTGGGTAATCTGGTGGAGCCACGCTTGATGGGGCGAGCCTTGGGATTGTCGACGCTGATCGCGTTTCTCTCCCTGGTGGTGTGGGGCTGGGTATTTGGTGCGGCGGGAATGCTGCTATCGGTATTGTTGACCATGACGCTCAAGATTGCTCTGGATAGCCATCCGCAAACCCGCTGGATGGCGCATTTGCTGGGACCAGGCGCGCATCTGGAGGATTCGGTTGAAAAGCCACTACGTGAAGCGACCAAGCCTCCCATGAAGCGGGATGAATAGCGGGCGGCAGATATAAAAAAAGACCGCCACAAACGGCGGTCTTTTTGATAGGCCTGATGGCTATCAGGCGTTTTGCTCAATAAACTGATTGAGTTGGGATTTGGATTGTGCGCCAACCAGTGAAGCAACCTTGGTGCCGGACTTGAACAGCATGACGGTGGGGACACCACGCACGCCTTGT from Halomonas sp. CH40 includes these protein-coding regions:
- a CDS encoding SIMPL domain-containing protein (The SIMPL domain is named for its presence in mouse protein SIMPL (signalling molecule that associates with mouse pelle-like kinase). Bacterial member BP26, from Brucella, was shown to assemble into a channel-like structure, while YggE from E. coli has been associated with resistance to oxidative stress.), which codes for MALAPAAQASETSRLSVDAKAHIEVVPDRATLNARLWEETPAIERLAEEEDAALSEARARLETRASELITTLESQGIERDAISAGSLNIYPRQIHNRNEDGNGETLKRTRLERPIEVQLDDIEQVSAILDALISAGVNQLDGVEFDLKDRDAVTDEALVKALEKARHKADLMANTLDAELGKVHRIQETQSPNYQPRMMAVSAELNDAAGSKAPQAEYRPGTIRIDAEVSVEWLLKD
- a CDS encoding AI-2E family transporter produces the protein MLDPVNKPPQDDSYSSMPLNATLSLAALVIIIGGMKAGSSLLVPLLLAFFIAVVCTSPVQWLHRLGLSMRLAVLLTLMVLLGLASLLGLLVVNSFSTFVDSLPDIETRLYAAYESLLNTLSSMGLAIDPEQLNTLFDNQSITSWMPAILGEIGNLFMQSIVVSLLVVFMLFETLHFRDKVSLALENPAPSLKRFSEFSRTFKRYLAVKTIISLATAVLVWISCLVVGVEFPLLWAVLAFALNFIPNIGSAIAAVPPVLLLLVSQDSGLWQAFLLSMCYLGINFVLGNLVEPRLMGRALGLSTLIAFLSLVVWGWVFGAAGMLLSVLLTMTLKIALDSHPQTRWMAHLLGPGAHLEDSVEKPLREATKPPMKRDE